Proteins encoded together in one Staphylococcus aureus window:
- the pde2 gene encoding pApA hydrolase Pde2 translates to MISTLNEIMKCIEDNDTIIIHRHVRPDPDAYGSQLGLKYYIQQKFPQKQVFAVGEAESSLSFIGELDNIDDKTYQDALVIVCDTANAPRIDDERYSTGRKLIKIDHHPAVDQYGDINLVNTNASSTSEIIYDLISHFNDEAIVNKDIASVLYLGIVGDTGRFLFNNTSEHTMEIAGKLIGHDIDHNALLNKMMEKDPKMLPFQGYVLQHFELMDDGFCQVKITEDVLEQFGIQPNEASQFVNTIADIKGLKIWVFAVDEGNEIRCRLRSKGQLIINDIAQDFGGGGHPNASGVSVDSWDEFEQLATALRTKLN, encoded by the coding sequence ATGATTAGTACTTTGAATGAAATTATGAAATGTATCGAAGACAACGATACAATTATTATACACAGACATGTTAGACCAGATCCTGATGCATATGGTTCACAACTTGGTTTAAAATACTATATTCAGCAGAAATTTCCGCAAAAGCAAGTATTTGCAGTGGGTGAAGCGGAATCATCATTAAGTTTTATTGGAGAGTTAGATAACATTGATGATAAAACATATCAAGATGCGCTTGTAATTGTATGTGATACTGCCAATGCTCCACGAATTGACGATGAACGTTATAGTACAGGTCGTAAACTTATTAAAATAGATCATCATCCTGCAGTTGATCAGTATGGTGATATTAATTTAGTTAATACGAACGCGTCATCTACAAGTGAAATCATTTACGATTTAATCTCACATTTTAATGATGAAGCAATTGTTAATAAAGATATCGCGAGCGTTTTATATCTTGGTATCGTCGGTGATACTGGGCGATTCCTTTTTAACAATACCTCAGAACATACTATGGAAATTGCTGGAAAGTTAATTGGGCATGATATTGATCATAATGCGCTTTTAAATAAAATGATGGAGAAGGACCCAAAAATGTTGCCGTTTCAAGGTTATGTTTTACAACATTTCGAACTTATGGATGATGGATTCTGCCAAGTTAAAATAACTGAAGATGTATTGGAGCAATTCGGTATTCAGCCAAATGAAGCATCTCAGTTTGTTAATACAATTGCTGACATCAAAGGCTTGAAAATATGGGTATTTGCAGTCGATGAAGGTAATGAAATCAGATGTCGATTACGTTCTAAAGGGCAATTGATTATTAATGATATTGCGCAAGATTTTGGTGGCGGTGGTCATCCGAATGCGTCAGGAGTTTCAGTGGACAGCTGGGATGAATTTGAGCAACTTGCTACAGCTTTACGCACAAAACTTAACTAA
- a CDS encoding CBS domain-containing protein, which yields MTKHEQILDYIESLSIGSKISVRKIAKFLNVSEGTAYRAIKDADKMGMVATIDRVGTVRIEKRNRNEIEHLTFNEIVNIIDGQVLGGNKGITKMVSKFAIGAMELKDILKYIGPKTLLIVGNREDVQIEALKRGTAILITGGFKPSNKVINFANEHDLPVLSSSYDTFLVANIINKALFNQKIRKDILIVQDIMTPLDDLSVLFDTMKIADYKRMANRTGHTRFPVVNESYKLVGIVTSREMINTKDDDEIDKVMTRNPIYVNAMSTVASCAHMMIWEGIELIPVVSSNKKTVGVINRQDVLKSMQLLGRQPQMGETINDQIAKYITMNQDGITVEVSPLLINHYGTVSKAAFVSIIEETIQYEMRKFKKGNVMIENLNIVYIKTVPIESHITVRFGILDVGRNFAKIEVNMHSQNDKVASALVICQMFDEV from the coding sequence ATGACAAAACATGAACAAATTTTAGATTATATTGAATCGTTATCTATAGGCTCTAAAATTTCGGTGCGTAAAATCGCTAAATTTTTAAACGTATCTGAAGGGACAGCATATCGTGCAATTAAAGATGCTGATAAAATGGGCATGGTCGCAACGATAGATCGTGTTGGTACGGTTCGAATCGAAAAACGTAATCGTAATGAAATTGAACATTTAACTTTTAATGAAATTGTCAATATTATTGATGGCCAAGTGTTAGGTGGCAACAAAGGTATCACTAAGATGGTATCTAAATTTGCAATTGGAGCAATGGAACTCAAAGATATTTTAAAGTATATTGGTCCAAAGACATTATTGATTGTCGGAAATCGTGAAGATGTGCAGATTGAAGCTTTAAAAAGAGGTACGGCTATATTAATTACTGGTGGATTTAAGCCATCTAATAAAGTTATTAATTTTGCGAATGAACATGATTTACCTGTTCTATCATCAAGTTATGATACATTCCTAGTTGCAAATATTATCAACAAAGCACTTTTTAATCAGAAAATACGAAAAGATATCTTAATAGTTCAAGATATAATGACGCCATTAGATGATTTATCTGTGCTGTTTGATACGATGAAAATAGCAGATTATAAGCGTATGGCGAATCGAACTGGCCATACAAGATTTCCGGTAGTCAATGAGTCGTATAAATTAGTAGGTATTGTAACAAGTCGAGAGATGATTAATACAAAGGACGACGACGAAATAGATAAAGTGATGACGCGAAATCCTATTTATGTAAATGCTATGAGTACAGTAGCAAGTTGTGCGCATATGATGATTTGGGAAGGTATTGAATTGATTCCTGTCGTTTCGAGTAATAAAAAGACAGTGGGTGTGATTAATAGACAAGATGTTTTAAAGTCTATGCAACTTTTAGGAAGACAGCCTCAGATGGGTGAAACAATTAACGATCAAATCGCCAAATATATAACAATGAATCAAGATGGAATTACAGTAGAAGTTTCACCACTTTTAATCAATCATTACGGAACAGTAAGTAAAGCGGCATTTGTAAGTATTATAGAAGAAACAATACAATATGAAATGCGTAAATTTAAAAAAGGTAATGTCATGATAGAGAACTTAAATATCGTGTATATTAAAACAGTACCTATTGAATCACATATAACAGTGCGCTTTGGCATACTAGACGTCGGAAGAAACTTCGCCAAAATAGAAGTGAACATGCATAGTCAAAACGACAAAGTAGCGAGCGCTCTCGTGATATGCCAAATGTTTGACGAAGTATAG
- a CDS encoding universal stress protein gives MYKNILLGVDTQLKNEKALKEVSKLAGEGTVVTVLNAISEQDAQASIKAGVHLNKLTEERSKRLEKTRKALEDYGIDYDQIIVRGNAKEELLKHANSGKYEIVVLSNRKAEDKKKFVLGSVSHKVAKRATIPVLIVK, from the coding sequence ATGTATAAAAATATATTACTTGGTGTAGACACTCAGTTAAAAAATGAAAAAGCACTAAAAGAAGTGTCTAAATTAGCTGGCGAAGGTACAGTCGTAACAGTTTTAAACGCAATCAGCGAACAAGATGCTCAAGCATCAATTAAAGCAGGTGTTCATTTAAACAAACTTACTGAAGAACGAAGCAAGCGATTGGAAAAAACACGCAAAGCTTTAGAAGATTATGGTATTGATTATGACCAAATAATTGTTCGTGGTAATGCAAAAGAAGAACTATTAAAACATGCTAATAGCGGTAAATATGAAATTGTTGTTTTAAGTAACCGTAAAGCAGAAGACAAAAAGAAATTTGTACTTGGAAGTGTCAGCCACAAAGTAGCAAAACGTGCGACTATCCCTGTATTAATCGTTAAATAA
- a CDS encoding metal-dependent hydrolase codes for MKLSFHGQSTIYLEGNNKKVIVDPFISNNPKCDLNIETVQVDYIVLTHGHFDHFGDVVELAKKTGATVIGSAEMADYLSSYHGVENVHGMNIGGKANFDFGSVKFVQAFHSSSFTHENGIPVYLGMPMGIVFEVEGKTIYHTGDTGLFSDMSLIAKRHPVDVCFVPIGDNFTMGIDDASYAINEFIKPKISVPIHYDTFPLIEQDPQQFKDAVNVGDVQILKPGESVQF; via the coding sequence ATGAAGTTATCATTTCATGGTCAATCAACGATTTATTTAGAAGGGAACAACAAAAAGGTTATCGTAGATCCGTTTATTTCAAATAACCCTAAGTGTGATTTGAATATTGAAACAGTGCAGGTAGACTATATCGTTTTAACGCACGGTCATTTTGATCATTTTGGTGATGTTGTGGAACTAGCAAAGAAAACAGGAGCAACAGTAATTGGAAGTGCAGAAATGGCTGACTATCTTTCTTCATATCACGGTGTTGAAAATGTTCATGGTATGAATATTGGTGGTAAAGCAAACTTTGATTTCGGAAGCGTTAAATTTGTTCAAGCATTTCATAGTTCAAGTTTTACACATGAAAATGGTATTCCAGTTTATTTAGGTATGCCAATGGGTATCGTGTTTGAAGTTGAAGGAAAAACAATTTATCATACTGGTGATACAGGTCTGTTTAGTGACATGTCACTTATTGCGAAACGTCATCCAGTTGATGTATGTTTTGTACCAATTGGAGATAATTTTACGATGGGTATTGATGATGCAAGTTATGCTATTAATGAATTTATTAAACCAAAAATTTCTGTACCGATTCATTATGATACATTCCCATTAATCGAACAAGATCCACAACAATTTAAAGATGCTGTTAATGTAGGGGACGTGCAAATTTTAAAACCAGGTGAATCTGTTCAGTTTTAA
- a CDS encoding Xaa-Pro peptidase family protein: MTKISKIIDELNNQQADAAWITTPLNVYYFTGYRSEPHERLFALLIKKDGKQVLFCPKMEVEEVKASPFTGEIVGYLDTENPFSLYPQTINKLLIESEHLTVARQKQLISGFNVNSFGDVDLTIKQLRNIKSEDEISKIRKAAELADKCIEIGVSYLKEGVTECEVVNHIEQTIKQYGVNEMSFDTMVLFGDHAASPHGTPGDRRLKSNEYVLFDLGVIYEHYCSDMTRTIKFGEPSKEAQEIYNIVLEAETSAIQAIKPGIPLKDIDHIARNIISEKGYGEYFPHRLGHGLGLQEHEYQDVSSTNSNLLEAGMVITIEPGIYVPGVAGVRIEDDILVTNEGYEVLTHYEK; the protein is encoded by the coding sequence ATGACAAAAATATCAAAAATAATAGACGAATTGAACAATCAACAAGCTGATGCAGCATGGATTACAACACCGTTGAATGTATATTATTTTACTGGATACCGTAGCGAACCCCATGAAAGATTATTTGCATTATTGATTAAGAAAGATGGTAAACAAGTACTATTTTGTCCAAAAATGGAAGTCGAAGAAGTCAAAGCATCACCTTTCACAGGTGAAATCGTTGGATATTTAGACACTGAAAACCCTTTTTCACTTTATCCTCAAACAATCAATAAATTACTAATTGAAAGCGAGCACTTAACAGTAGCACGCCAAAAACAATTAATCTCTGGTTTCAATGTCAATTCATTCGGAGATGTTGATTTAACAATCAAACAATTGAGAAATATTAAATCCGAAGATGAAATTAGCAAAATACGTAAAGCTGCTGAGTTAGCAGATAAGTGTATCGAAATAGGTGTTTCTTATTTAAAAGAAGGTGTGACTGAATGTGAAGTAGTCAACCATATTGAGCAAACTATCAAACAATATGGCGTCAATGAAATGAGTTTTGATACGATGGTTTTATTTGGAGATCATGCCGCATCACCTCATGGCACACCAGGAGATCGCAGATTAAAAAGCAATGAATATGTACTATTTGATTTAGGTGTAATTTATGAGCATTATTGTAGCGATATGACACGTACTATTAAATTTGGTGAACCTAGCAAAGAAGCACAAGAAATTTATAATATTGTATTAGAAGCAGAAACATCTGCAATCCAAGCAATTAAACCTGGAATACCATTAAAAGATATCGATCATATCGCTAGAAATATTATTTCAGAAAAAGGTTATGGTGAATATTTCCCTCATCGCTTAGGTCATGGCCTAGGATTACAAGAACATGAATATCAAGATGTTTCAAGTACTAATTCTAATTTGTTAGAAGCTGGCATGGTTATTACAATCGAACCAGGTATTTATGTACCTGGTGTTGCAGGTGTAAGAATTGAAGATGACATACTTGTCACTAATGAAGGATATGAAGTATTAACACATTACGAAAAATAA
- the ald gene encoding alanine dehydrogenase, with protein sequence MKIGIPREIKNNENRVGLSPSGVHALVESGHTVLVETNAGSGSFFEDVDYKEAGAEIVAEQAKVWDVDMVIKVKEPLESEYPYFKEGLVLFTYLHLANEEKLTQALIDRKVISIAYETVQLPDRSLPLLSPMSEVAGRMSAQVGAEFLQKLNGGMGILLGGVPGVPKGKVTIIGGGQAGTNAAKIALGLGADVTILDVNPKRLQQLDDLFGGRVHTIMSNPLNIELYVKQSDLVIGAVLIPGAKAPRLVTEDMIKQMKNGSVIIDIAIDQGGIFETTDKITTHDDPTYIKHGVVHYAVANMPGAVPRTSTLALNNATLPYALMLANKGYREAFKSNQPLSLGLNTYKGHVTNKGVAEAFEMEYKSVEEALQL encoded by the coding sequence ATGAAAATTGGTATACCAAGGGAGATTAAAAATAATGAAAATCGTGTTGGTTTATCACCAAGTGGTGTGCACGCTTTAGTAGAAAGTGGGCATACTGTTTTAGTGGAAACAAATGCGGGTTCAGGATCATTCTTTGAAGATGTAGATTACAAAGAAGCAGGTGCTGAGATTGTTGCTGAACAAGCAAAAGTTTGGGATGTGGATATGGTTATTAAAGTTAAAGAACCACTTGAATCTGAATATCCATATTTTAAAGAAGGGCTTGTATTATTCACTTATCTTCATTTAGCAAATGAAGAAAAATTAACACAAGCTTTGATAGATAGAAAAGTAATTAGTATTGCATATGAGACTGTGCAGTTACCAGACCGATCTTTACCATTGTTATCACCAATGAGTGAGGTAGCAGGAAGAATGTCAGCTCAAGTTGGCGCAGAGTTCCTACAAAAACTTAATGGTGGTATGGGAATTCTACTAGGTGGTGTCCCAGGAGTACCTAAGGGTAAAGTAACTATTATCGGTGGTGGTCAAGCAGGAACAAATGCAGCTAAAATTGCACTAGGACTAGGTGCAGATGTTACGATTTTAGATGTTAATCCAAAGCGTTTACAACAATTAGATGATTTATTCGGTGGACGTGTACATACAATTATGTCAAATCCGTTGAATATTGAGTTGTATGTTAAACAAAGTGATTTAGTAATAGGTGCAGTTTTAATTCCAGGTGCTAAAGCGCCAAGACTTGTAACAGAAGACATGATTAAACAAATGAAAAATGGGTCAGTTATTATTGACATTGCTATTGATCAAGGCGGTATTTTTGAAACAACTGATAAAATTACGACACATGATGATCCTACATATATTAAGCATGGTGTGGTTCATTATGCAGTTGCAAATATGCCAGGTGCAGTACCGCGTACTTCGACGTTAGCTTTAAATAATGCTACGCTACCTTATGCGCTCATGCTAGCTAATAAAGGGTATAGAGAAGCATTTAAATCAAATCAACCATTATCATTAGGTTTAAATACTTACAAAGGTCACGTAACCAATAAAGGCGTTGCAGAGGCATTTGAAATGGAATATAAATCTGTAGAAGAAGCATTACAATTATAA
- a CDS encoding universal stress protein produces MITYKNILIAVDGSHEAEWAFNRAVGVAKRNDAKLTIVNVIDSRTYSSYEVYDAQFTEKSKHFAEELLNGYKEVATNAGVKDVETRLEFGSPKSIIPKKLAHEINADLIMSGTSGLNAVERFIVGSVSESIVRHAPCDVLVVRTEELPADFQPQVATTQLREKYQN; encoded by the coding sequence ATGATTACTTACAAAAATATTTTAATCGCAGTTGACGGTTCACATGAAGCGGAATGGGCATTTAACAGAGCAGTTGGTGTTGCTAAACGTAACGATGCGAAGTTAACAATTGTGAATGTAATTGATTCAAGAACGTATTCTTCTTATGAAGTTTATGATGCTCAATTTACTGAAAAATCTAAGCATTTTGCAGAAGAATTATTAAATGGTTATAAAGAAGTAGCTACTAACGCTGGTGTTAAAGATGTAGAAACGCGTCTAGAGTTTGGCTCTCCTAAATCTATCATTCCTAAAAAGCTTGCACATGAAATTAATGCAGACTTGATTATGAGTGGTACATCAGGCTTAAATGCCGTGGAAAGATTTATTGTTGGTTCTGTATCAGAATCTATCGTTCGTCATGCGCCATGTGACGTGTTAGTTGTTCGTACTGAAGAGTTACCAGCAGACTTCCAACCACAAGTTGCAACAACTCAATTACGTGAAAAATATCAAAATTAA
- a CDS encoding acetate kinase → MSKLILAINAGSSSLKFQLIRMPEEELVTKGLVERIGLKDSIFTIEVNGEKVKTVQDIKDHVEAVDIMLDAFKAHNIINDINDIDGTGHRVVHGGEKFPESVAITDEVEKEIEELSELAPLHNPANLMGIRAFRKLLPNIPHVAIFDTAFHQTMPEKAYLYSLPYHYYKDYGIRKYGFHGTSHKFVSQRAAEMLDKPIEDLRIISCHIGNGASIAAIDGGKSIDTSMGFTPLAGVTMGTRSGNIDPALIPFIMEKTGKTAEQVLEILNKESGLLGLSGTSSDLRDLSEEAESGKARSQMALDVFASKIHKYIGSYAARMHGVDVIVFTAGIGENSVEIRAKVLEGLEFMGVYWDPKKNENLLRGKEGFINYPHSPVKVVVIPTDEESMIARDVMTFGGLK, encoded by the coding sequence ATGTCAAAATTAATCTTGGCTATCAATGCTGGTAGTTCATCATTAAAATTTCAATTAATTAGAATGCCTGAAGAGGAATTAGTAACAAAAGGTTTAGTAGAAAGAATCGGATTGAAGGATTCAATTTTTACAATTGAAGTCAACGGGGAAAAAGTTAAAACAGTACAAGATATCAAGGATCACGTTGAGGCAGTTGATATCATGTTGGATGCTTTTAAAGCACACAATATTATTAATGATATTAACGATATCGATGGAACAGGTCACCGTGTTGTACATGGTGGTGAAAAATTCCCTGAATCAGTAGCTATTACTGATGAGGTTGAAAAGGAAATTGAAGAATTAAGCGAATTAGCACCGCTTCACAACCCAGCTAACTTGATGGGTATTCGTGCTTTCCGTAAATTATTACCAAATATCCCTCATGTGGCAATTTTTGATACAGCATTCCATCAAACAATGCCTGAAAAAGCATATCTATATAGCTTGCCATATCATTATTATAAAGATTATGGCATTCGTAAGTATGGTTTCCATGGTACAAGCCATAAATTTGTATCACAAAGAGCGGCAGAAATGTTAGATAAGCCAATTGAAGATTTACGTATTATTTCATGTCACATTGGTAATGGAGCATCAATTGCAGCTATCGATGGCGGTAAATCTATTGATACATCAATGGGCTTCACACCACTTGCTGGTGTAACAATGGGTACTCGTTCTGGTAATATTGACCCTGCTTTAATTCCATTTATTATGGAAAAAACAGGTAAAACTGCTGAACAAGTATTGGAAATCTTAAACAAAGAATCAGGTTTATTAGGATTATCAGGTACATCTAGTGATTTACGTGACTTATCAGAAGAAGCTGAATCAGGTAAAGCACGTTCACAAATGGCTTTAGATGTATTTGCTTCTAAAATTCACAAATATATTGGATCATATGCTGCGAGAATGCATGGTGTTGATGTTATCGTATTTACAGCAGGTATCGGTGAAAACTCAGTAGAAATTCGTGCGAAAGTTCTTGAAGGCTTAGAATTTATGGGTGTTTACTGGGATCCTAAGAAAAATGAAAACTTACTACGTGGTAAAGAAGGATTTATTAACTATCCTCATTCACCAGTTAAAGTTGTCGTTATTCCAACAGATGAAGAAAGTATGATTGCCCGTGATGTTATGACATTCGGTGGTTTAAAATAA
- a CDS encoding class I SAM-dependent methyltransferase, which translates to MAEQQTIMERLFHTLDEKAKTLNNENGQSFIENLGLAMEQVYTNERGLLEQSTLQDRRKAFQFAYLSLMQEEKIQANHQITPDSIGLILGFLVERFMNNQEELHIVDIASGAGHLSATVKEVLPEIAVMHHLIEVDPVLSRVSVHLANFLEIPFDVYPQDAIMPLPLEEADIVIGDFPVGYYPIDERSKEFKLGFEEGHSYSHYLLIEQAINALKDAGYAFLVVPSNIFTGEHVKQLEKYIATETEMQAFLNLPPTLFKNEKARKSILILQKKKSGETKPVEVLLANIPDFKIPSQFQGFMTELNQWMDTNRPKK; encoded by the coding sequence ATGGCAGAACAACAAACAATTATGGAACGCTTGTTTCATACATTAGATGAAAAAGCTAAAACATTAAATAATGAAAATGGCCAAAGTTTTATTGAAAATCTTGGGCTAGCAATGGAACAAGTATATACCAATGAAAGAGGATTGTTAGAACAATCGACGTTACAAGATCGACGTAAAGCATTCCAATTTGCATATTTAAGTTTAATGCAGGAAGAAAAGATACAAGCAAATCATCAAATTACACCAGATTCAATTGGATTGATACTAGGATTTTTAGTTGAGCGTTTTATGAACAACCAAGAAGAATTACATATTGTTGATATTGCAAGTGGTGCCGGTCATTTAAGTGCTACTGTAAAAGAAGTGTTACCTGAAATTGCGGTTATGCATCATTTAATTGAAGTTGATCCAGTTTTATCACGTGTTAGTGTACATTTAGCAAACTTCTTAGAAATTCCTTTCGATGTGTATCCTCAAGATGCCATCATGCCACTACCATTAGAAGAAGCAGATATCGTTATTGGTGATTTTCCAGTAGGCTATTATCCAATTGATGAAAGAAGTAAGGAGTTTAAGCTAGGTTTTGAAGAAGGACATAGTTATTCACATTATTTATTAATAGAACAAGCAATAAATGCATTAAAAGATGCTGGATATGCCTTTCTAGTGGTACCAAGTAATATTTTTACAGGTGAACATGTAAAACAGCTTGAAAAATATATTGCAACAGAGACAGAGATGCAAGCATTTTTAAATTTACCACCAACTTTATTTAAAAATGAAAAAGCGCGAAAATCTATATTAATTTTACAAAAGAAAAAATCGGGTGAAACAAAGCCAGTTGAAGTATTATTGGCAAATATTCCTGATTTCAAAATTCCTTCACAATTTCAAGGATTTATGACAGAGTTAAATCAGTGGATGGACACAAATCGTCCTAAAAAATAA
- the tpx gene encoding thiol peroxidase: MTEITFKGGPIHLKGQQINEGDFAPDFTVLDNDLNQVTLADYAGKKKLISVVPSIDTGVCDQQTRKFNSDASKEEGIVLTISADLPFAQKRWCASAGLDNVITLSDHRDLSFGENYGVVMEELRLLARAVFVLDADNKVVYKEIVSEGTDFPDFDAALAAYKNI; the protein is encoded by the coding sequence ATGACTGAAATAACATTCAAAGGTGGACCAATCCACTTAAAAGGTCAACAAATTAATGAAGGTGATTTTGCACCTGATTTTACAGTGTTAGATAATGACTTAAATCAAGTAACATTAGCAGATTATGCTGGTAAAAAGAAATTAATTAGTGTGGTACCATCAATTGATACAGGTGTTTGTGATCAGCAGACTCGCAAATTCAACTCTGATGCTTCTAAAGAAGAGGGGATTGTGCTTACAATTTCAGCAGACTTACCATTCGCACAAAAAAGATGGTGCGCTTCAGCAGGTTTAGACAATGTCATTACATTAAGTGACCACCGTGACTTATCATTTGGTGAAAACTATGGCGTTGTTATGGAAGAACTTCGCTTATTAGCTCGTGCAGTATTTGTATTAGATGCAGATAATAAAGTTGTTTATAAAGAAATCGTTAGTGAAGGTACTGATTTCCCAGATTTTGATGCTGCTTTAGCTGCATACAAAAATATTTAA
- a CDS encoding TSUP family transporter: MDLNLTMIIIIILFGFIAAFIDSVVGGGGLISTPALLAIGLPPSVALGTNKLASSFGSLTSTIKFIRSGKVDLYVVAKLFGFVFLASACGAYIATMVPSQILKPLIIIALSSVFIFTLLKKDWGNTRTFTQFTFKKAIIFAALFILIGFYDGFVGGGTGSFMLFVLLVFGFDFLSAAGNAKVLNFASNIGALVLFMVLGQVDYVKVLFIIITAILILKNAFDYIQQFV; this comes from the coding sequence ATGGATTTGAACTTAACGATGATTATAATCATAATTTTATTTGGTTTTATCGCGGCGTTTATAGATTCGGTTGTAGGGGGTGGCGGTTTAATTTCTACGCCAGCATTATTAGCAATCGGTCTACCACCATCTGTGGCTTTAGGTACAAATAAATTGGCAAGTTCGTTTGGTTCTTTAACTAGTACGATAAAGTTTATAAGGTCCGGTAAAGTGGACTTATATGTTGTTGCCAAATTATTTGGTTTTGTATTTTTGGCATCTGCATGTGGCGCATATATTGCAACGATGGTTCCGTCACAAATATTGAAACCTTTAATCATCATTGCACTTTCGTCGGTGTTTATATTCACATTACTTAAAAAAGATTGGGGCAATACACGCACGTTTACTCAATTTACATTTAAGAAAGCCATAATATTTGCAGCACTTTTTATATTAATCGGCTTTTATGATGGATTTGTAGGTGGGGGAACAGGTTCATTTATGCTTTTTGTATTGTTAGTCTTTGGTTTTGATTTTTTAAGTGCAGCAGGAAATGCTAAAGTTTTGAACTTTGCTTCTAATATAGGTGCGCTTGTATTATTTATGGTATTAGGACAAGTAGATTATGTAAAAGTATTATTTATTATTATTACTGCTATTTTAATTTTAAAAAATGCTTTTGATTATATTCAACAATTTGTATAA
- the thiI gene encoding tRNA uracil 4-sulfurtransferase ThiI: MKYDHLLVRYGELTLKGSNRKKFVNQLRNNVNKSLKGLDGFVVKGKRDRMYIELEDHADINEITYRLSKIFGIKSISPVLKVEKTIEAISAAAIKFAQQFEENSTFKIDVKRADKNFPMDTYELQRELGGAVLKHFDNISVNVKRPDHEIRVEVRLDAIYMYEEVVPGSGGLPVGTGGKTLLMLSGGIDSPVAGMEVMRRGVTIEAIHFHSPPFTSDQAKEKVIELTRILAERVGPIKLHIVPFTELQKQVNKVVHPRYTMTSTRRMMMRVADKLVHQIGALAIVNGENLGQVASQTLHSMYAINNVTSTPVLRPLLTYDKEEIIIKSKEIGTFETSIQPFEDCCTIFTPKNPVTEPNFDKVVQYESVFDFEEMINRAVENIETLEITSDYKTIKEQQTNQLINDFL; the protein is encoded by the coding sequence ATGAAGTATGATCACTTGCTTGTTAGATACGGGGAGTTAACATTAAAGGGTTCAAATAGAAAGAAATTTGTAAATCAATTAAGAAATAATGTAAATAAGTCATTAAAAGGACTTGATGGGTTTGTCGTTAAAGGCAAACGAGATCGTATGTATATTGAACTTGAAGACCATGCAGATATAAATGAAATAACATATCGATTATCAAAAATTTTCGGTATTAAATCTATTAGTCCAGTATTAAAAGTAGAAAAAACAATAGAGGCAATAAGTGCAGCGGCAATTAAATTTGCGCAGCAATTTGAAGAAAACAGCACATTTAAAATTGATGTGAAGCGTGCCGATAAAAATTTCCCAATGGATACGTATGAATTACAGCGTGAATTGGGTGGTGCAGTATTGAAGCACTTCGACAATATTTCAGTGAATGTCAAACGTCCAGATCATGAAATTCGAGTGGAAGTTAGATTAGATGCAATTTATATGTATGAAGAAGTTGTTCCGGGTTCAGGTGGATTACCAGTTGGTACTGGTGGTAAGACGTTACTAATGCTTTCAGGCGGTATAGACTCACCAGTTGCTGGGATGGAAGTGATGAGACGTGGCGTAACAATTGAAGCGATTCATTTCCATAGTCCACCATTTACAAGTGATCAAGCAAAAGAAAAAGTTATTGAATTGACACGTATTTTAGCTGAACGTGTTGGACCAATTAAATTGCATATTGTACCATTTACAGAATTGCAAAAACAGGTAAATAAAGTTGTACATCCAAGATATACAATGACTTCAACGAGACGTATGATGATGCGTGTTGCTGATAAATTAGTACATCAAATAGGGGCTTTAGCTATTGTAAATGGTGAAAACCTAGGGCAGGTAGCCAGTCAAACACTTCATAGCATGTATGCAATTAATAATGTAACTTCTACTCCTGTATTACGTCCTTTATTAACTTACGATAAAGAAGAAATTATTATTAAATCGAAAGAAATTGGTACATTTGAAACATCTATTCAACCATTTGAAGATTGTTGTACAATTTTCACCCCTAAAAATCCAGTAACCGAACCAAACTTTGATAAGGTAGTCCAATATGAAAGTGTCTTTGATTTTGAAGAGATGATTAATCGTGCTGTTGAAAATATTGAAACACTTGAAATAACTAGTGATTATAAAACTATTAAAGAACAGCAAACAAACCAATTAATAAACGACTTTTTATAA